In Marivirga salinae, a single window of DNA contains:
- a CDS encoding DMT family transporter, with product MNSKKWMLISVLSFCVMTIGIKEISDNVNSFQIIFFRSLIGLLTIFIFFKNKLSRPTFSIIKGHLFRNIFHLIGQYGYIVGIIYLSLAEVTAIEFSVPIWILIIASVFLKEEMTKSKVMSIILGFIGVLIIIRPGFGIINTNSIIVLLSAISYAIAHASTKKLTKKYKPLDIVFIMCLIQIPISFGLTITEISLPNIRDFSFLLIVGISAITAHFTLAKAMMDDDISSIISIDYFRLPILILLGILLYNENFNAAYLTGGTLIFVGNWINKKAQNKN from the coding sequence ATGAACTCTAAAAAATGGATGTTGATTTCTGTATTATCTTTTTGTGTTATGACAATTGGAATTAAAGAAATAAGCGATAATGTCAATTCATTTCAGATTATATTTTTTAGATCGTTAATTGGATTACTCACCATCTTTATATTTTTTAAAAATAAATTATCAAGACCAACATTCTCCATTATAAAGGGACATTTATTTAGAAATATATTTCACCTAATAGGTCAATACGGCTATATAGTAGGGATTATTTATTTGTCATTGGCTGAAGTAACCGCTATTGAATTTTCAGTACCAATATGGATATTGATAATTGCTTCTGTCTTTTTAAAAGAAGAAATGACAAAATCTAAAGTAATGAGTATCATTTTAGGCTTTATCGGTGTCCTAATAATAATTAGACCTGGTTTTGGAATAATAAATACTAACTCAATTATTGTATTATTATCTGCTATTAGCTATGCAATTGCTCATGCTTCAACTAAAAAATTGACCAAAAAATATAAGCCTTTAGACATAGTTTTCATTATGTGCTTAATTCAAATTCCTATTTCATTTGGACTTACCATAACAGAGATTAGTTTGCCTAATATAAGAGACTTTTCATTTTTACTTATTGTGGGAATATCAGCCATTACTGCTCATTTTACATTGGCTAAAGCTATGATGGATGATGATATTAGTTCTATTATATCAATTGATTATTTTAGACTTCCTATCTTGATATTGTTAGGTATATTACTTTATAATGAAAACTTCAATGCTGCCTACTTAACTGGTGGAACTTTGATATTTGTTGGAAATTGGATTAATAAAAAAGCACAAAATAAAAACTAA
- a CDS encoding alpha/beta hydrolase, translated as MRHKFLSIILLLIANLSFGQALPEKISETDFTIGKIVNIKSKILSETRTLNIYLPSNYQADSSKTYPVIYLLDGSIDEDFIHISGIVQFVSFPWINMIPESIVVGIANVDRKRDFTYPSERELDQEEFPTSGKSGKFIGFLENELQSFIDSSYRTSSNKTIIGQSLGGLLATEILFKKPELFDNYIIVSPSLWWDNENLLESNPRSYDSNKSIYVAVGKEGKVMERTAKELFEKLNKNKNQNTKLFYDFLEDKTHGDALHIAAYNAFEKIFDSKNE; from the coding sequence ATGAGACATAAATTTTTAAGCATTATACTACTGTTGATAGCCAACTTATCATTTGGTCAAGCATTACCTGAGAAAATTAGCGAAACTGATTTCACTATAGGTAAAATAGTTAATATCAAGTCAAAAATATTGAGTGAAACCAGAACCCTAAATATTTACTTACCTTCAAATTATCAAGCTGACAGTTCAAAAACATATCCCGTGATTTACTTGCTGGATGGCTCAATAGATGAAGACTTTATTCATATTTCTGGAATAGTTCAGTTTGTCTCTTTTCCCTGGATTAATATGATTCCAGAATCCATAGTGGTCGGAATTGCAAATGTTGATAGAAAAAGAGATTTTACATATCCTTCTGAAAGAGAACTTGACCAAGAAGAATTTCCTACCTCTGGAAAATCAGGAAAATTCATAGGCTTTTTGGAAAACGAATTACAATCTTTTATTGATTCATCGTATCGAACAAGCTCCAATAAAACAATAATTGGACAATCCTTAGGTGGATTATTGGCAACTGAAATATTATTCAAAAAACCAGAACTTTTCGACAATTACATTATTGTCAGTCCAAGTTTATGGTGGGATAATGAGAATCTATTGGAAAGTAATCCAAGATCCTATGATTCCAACAAATCAATATATGTAGCAGTAGGAAAAGAAGGTAAAGTAATGGAACGTACTGCTAAGGAACTATTTGAAAAATTAAACAAAAACAAAAATCAAAATACAAAGCTGTTTTACGATTTTTTAGAAGATAAAACTCATGGTGATGCTTTACACATTGCAGCGTACAATGCATTTGAAAAAATATTTGATTCAAAAAATGAGTAA
- a CDS encoding NUDIX hydrolase yields the protein MKDILAFLQERLQKPLPGDVAHQQMMAQPIGQRFKMQYEKPPRKGAVMIVLYPDEGKIYFPLMQRPPYQGIHGGQVSLPGGKMEDSDDNLIETAIRETFEEIGVNISDNEVIGSLSDLNVTASNFIVKPVVSILDRKPEFTRDPREVEQIFKAEVQHLIHPNTLQVTELTVAQEIRLKAPFFDIEEKVVWGATAMILSEFVEILKEHYT from the coding sequence ATGAAAGATATACTTGCTTTTCTTCAGGAAAGACTGCAAAAACCGCTACCAGGTGATGTAGCCCATCAGCAAATGATGGCGCAACCCATTGGTCAGCGCTTTAAAATGCAATATGAAAAGCCTCCAAGAAAAGGAGCGGTTATGATTGTGCTTTATCCTGATGAAGGAAAAATCTATTTCCCATTAATGCAAAGGCCTCCCTATCAGGGGATTCACGGTGGGCAAGTAAGCTTGCCAGGTGGTAAAATGGAAGATTCAGATGATAATTTAATTGAAACTGCCATAAGGGAAACTTTTGAGGAAATTGGAGTCAATATTTCAGATAATGAAGTGATTGGTAGCTTATCTGATTTAAATGTAACGGCTAGTAATTTTATAGTGAAACCAGTTGTCAGTATTTTAGATCGAAAGCCTGAGTTTACAAGAGATCCACGTGAAGTGGAGCAGATTTTTAAAGCAGAAGTACAACACCTAATTCATCCCAATACTTTGCAGGTAACAGAGCTAACAGTAGCTCAGGAAATTAGATTAAAAGCCCCATTTTTTGATATTGAAGAGAAAGTAGTTTGGGGTGCTACTGCCATGATTTTAAGTGAATTTGTAGAAATTTTGAAAGAACATTATACCTAA
- a CDS encoding PorP/SprF family type IX secretion system membrane protein: MRNIYKLLLFFIVLAPLSLKAQLDPLYNQYFFNQSMINPAYTGVNNIFNATAISRAQWAGIEGAPTTNTLNVTSSVFKNKVGAGATVIYDTYGINSNTEFNMAYSYKITTATGDIFSMGLQAGLVNINYNYDRLTLQYIDDIVLSDPQQSVTEENIGVGFWYMSKEYYVGLSVPRMLDIRVNDGGTESTRYRRHYYLSAGYVFDQLFALKFKPSILLMYMDNNNYALDLNASFLLNEAIWLGASFRNFGTVGLNTQMKVGETLKLGYAFELPVNNTALTGFGTHSLMVSLDLELFDRHGLGRRFF, encoded by the coding sequence ATGAGAAATATTTATAAATTATTACTGTTTTTTATTGTACTAGCTCCCCTCAGTCTAAAGGCTCAGCTTGATCCACTCTATAATCAGTATTTCTTTAACCAGTCGATGATCAATCCTGCCTACACAGGCGTGAACAATATTTTTAATGCAACTGCCATCAGCAGGGCACAATGGGCAGGAATAGAAGGCGCACCTACCACTAATACTTTAAACGTGACCAGTTCGGTCTTCAAGAACAAGGTAGGCGCAGGTGCCACAGTTATTTATGACACTTATGGTATTAATAGTAATACCGAGTTCAACATGGCTTATTCCTATAAAATCACCACAGCTACCGGAGATATTTTTTCTATGGGATTACAAGCTGGCTTGGTGAATATCAATTATAACTATGACCGATTAACGCTGCAATATATAGATGATATCGTGCTTTCCGACCCACAACAAAGTGTGACAGAGGAAAATATCGGAGTCGGATTTTGGTATATGAGCAAAGAATATTATGTAGGTCTTTCTGTTCCCAGAATGCTCGATATCAGGGTAAATGATGGAGGCACTGAGAGTACTCGCTACCGAAGACATTACTACCTAAGTGCAGGCTATGTTTTTGACCAACTTTTTGCACTGAAATTTAAGCCTTCCATTTTATTGATGTACATGGATAACAATAATTATGCATTGGACTTAAATGCTTCCTTTCTATTGAATGAAGCCATATGGCTTGGGGCATCCTTCAGGAACTTTGGTACTGTAGGTTTAAATACTCAAATGAAAGTGGGAGAAACGCTCAAATTAGGATATGCCTTTGAACTGCCTGTAAATAATACAGCTCTCACTGGATTTGGAACTCACTCACTTATGGTCTCTCTTGACTTGGAATTATTCGACAGACATGGATTAGGAAGAAGGTTTTTTTAA
- a CDS encoding BspA family leucine-rich repeat surface protein, whose product MKRLLPFFSLLLFCAFLSSNLFAQNPFTTTWKTTDGTITIPVNPADTLVYNYDISWTNLTNNGVGDGSDTGITGNYPISGLNNNDTYEIKISGNFPAIYFNNGPERNKIQTIEQWGDIEWETMRVAFLGCSNLTSNATDAPNLQTTKSLLGMFAFATSFNSDLNNWDVSNITNMYGAFINATSFNSDISNWNMENVDTTSYMFYGATSFNSDISNWDVGNVINMEYMFYNAISFNGDLNDWDVLSVINMRSMFQNASSFNRDLSGWYTWNVENMANMFSGASSFNHSLGTWTVSDVTNMSGMLDNSGLSKRNYDATIIGWESDFGTPSNITLGAAGLTYCNSSDSRQTLTGTFYNWVINGDALDCQPFVTTWQTADNSITISTDTSIGTYFYNITWENLTTGAINSATQQTGDYTISDLTNGVNYEISITGDFPKIDFGNAFNERSKIQSIDQWGDIEWADFSQSFYNCVNLTSNAPDSPLLTNVTDMSSMFSGATSFNSFNDDLNNWDVSNIENMNSMFRNAEAFNSNLSGWDLRNVSDMGSMFSGATSLDNSAGLSSWNVSNVNLLDGLFSEATSFNADLSSWDVSNVTDMGSMFSNASSFESDLSSWDVRNVTDMRSMFRGATLFESDLSDWSVSNVSDMSWMFNNATNFDSDLSNWNVGSVTRMNAMFAGASSFNSDLSNWDVRNVVEMSAMFKDATLFNNDLSNWDVSKVRNMAEMFRNANSFNQSLANWDISSVNNQSEGLSDLSFMLTNSGLSTFNYDAIIKGWATLSAGETQIPTNITLGADNLNFCFSIDERLQLINNYSWNIIDSGPDCPTPETQASNIIFPDIAHSQMNISWENGDGANRLVLAKQNNAVDANPADLSTYVGDAIFGEGDEIGNGNFVIYNGAGNGLTITGLDEGTFYHFQVFEYNGENGLEAYNTSTANDNPAFEKTLATPVITSFTPTTAIKDDSVRIKGENFTDASTVSFGGTEATFFKVVSDSAITAVVGDGSSGDVAVTTSGGTATLDGFNFIFAPIIDAFSPTIAAEDDTVTITGSYFNDASLVSFGGTEASFFTVVSDSVITAVVGNGSSGNVAVTTPGGTATLDGFNFIPAPIIDAFSPTIAAEDDTVTIIGSYFNDASLVRFGGTEASFFTVVSDSVIIAILGPGSSGDVLVNTPGGTSTLEGFNFIPAPIIDAFSPITASKNDTVTITGLNFNDANLVSFGGTEASDYTVVSANEISAIVGAGASGNVRVRTLGGTATLDGFTFTKTEIAVFYSDSNPITNNQSESIDLGIRFPDETLERQFTIQNTGTGDLAISSITSSDAAFEVLNIPDSIDPGSSAQFTLLFNPTDFKVYESNITINNNSINNSEFNFTVSAEFSDLNIIDFETDSILISNQDVNLGTTFINQNIDKNFVIENQSSKSTIEIIRIIVDNPVFQIINAPISVAPLSSENFIVRLNATAVGDYNGTVTIMTTKNDFSFKVAGKVLPEASTEIKVFNVITPNGDGRHDFLQIENITEYPNNKVSIFNRLGNNVFEINNYDNSSRIFEGISDNGKELLTGNYYYVIDKGNGDKRISGFLVIKR is encoded by the coding sequence ATGAAAAGACTTTTACCATTTTTCTCGCTCCTACTTTTTTGTGCATTCTTGTCTAGTAATTTATTTGCTCAAAATCCCTTTACTACTACTTGGAAAACAACTGATGGCACTATAACCATCCCTGTTAATCCAGCTGACACTCTTGTCTATAATTATGATATAAGTTGGACTAACCTTACAAATAATGGAGTTGGAGATGGTTCTGACACGGGAATAACCGGCAATTATCCTATTTCTGGCTTGAACAATAACGACACCTATGAAATAAAAATCTCAGGTAATTTTCCAGCTATTTATTTTAATAATGGGCCTGAAAGAAATAAGATTCAGACTATTGAACAATGGGGAGACATAGAATGGGAAACCATGCGAGTAGCATTTTTAGGCTGTAGCAATTTAACTTCTAATGCAACTGATGCACCCAACTTACAAACCACTAAAAGCCTTTTAGGCATGTTTGCCTTTGCTACTTCATTTAACAGCGATTTAAATAATTGGGATGTGAGTAACATAACCAATATGTATGGTGCATTTATCAATGCTACATCATTTAATAGCGATATCAGCAATTGGAATATGGAAAATGTAGATACCACAAGTTATATGTTTTATGGAGCTACCTCCTTTAACAGCGACATTAGTAACTGGGACGTTGGCAATGTGATTAACATGGAATATATGTTTTACAATGCCATTTCATTTAATGGGGACTTAAATGACTGGGATGTTCTTTCTGTTATTAACATGCGCAGCATGTTTCAAAATGCCTCCTCATTCAATAGGGATTTAAGCGGCTGGTATACCTGGAATGTCGAAAATATGGCAAATATGTTTTCAGGAGCATCATCTTTCAATCATTCTTTAGGTACTTGGACTGTCAGCGATGTCACTAACATGTCTGGAATGCTTGACAATAGTGGATTATCTAAAAGAAACTATGATGCTACCATAATAGGATGGGAATCTGATTTTGGCACACCTTCAAATATTACCTTAGGTGCTGCTGGATTAACTTATTGTAATTCATCCGATAGTCGTCAGACATTAACTGGAACATTTTATAATTGGGTAATCAATGGAGATGCTTTGGATTGTCAGCCTTTTGTAACTACCTGGCAAACTGCTGATAATTCTATAACCATTTCTACCGATACTTCAATAGGAACCTACTTTTATAATATTACTTGGGAAAACCTCACAACTGGAGCCATAAACTCTGCAACCCAACAAACTGGCGACTACACAATATCCGATTTAACGAACGGGGTGAATTATGAAATATCCATTACAGGTGATTTTCCAAAAATAGACTTCGGAAATGCATTTAATGAACGTAGCAAAATCCAAAGCATTGATCAGTGGGGCGATATAGAATGGGCTGATTTTAGTCAATCCTTTTACAATTGTGTGAATCTTACTTCCAATGCACCAGATTCACCTCTCTTAACCAATGTTACTGATATGTCCTCCATGTTTTCAGGTGCTACATCATTTAATTCCTTTAATGATGATTTAAACAATTGGGATGTGAGCAATATAGAAAATATGAACAGCATGTTCCGTAATGCTGAGGCATTTAACAGTAATTTAAGTGGCTGGGATCTTCGTAATGTTAGTGATATGGGTTCAATGTTTAGCGGTGCGACTTCATTGGATAATTCCGCTGGTTTAAGTTCATGGAATGTGAGTAATGTCAATTTATTGGATGGATTGTTTTCAGAAGCCACCTCATTTAATGCCGATTTGAGCTCCTGGGATGTAAGCAATGTGACTGATATGGGTTCTATGTTTAGCAATGCATCTTCATTTGAAAGCGATCTTAGTTCTTGGGATGTGAGGAATGTGACTGATATGCGCTCAATGTTTCGTGGTGCCACATTATTTGAGAGCGATTTAAGTGACTGGAGTGTCAGCAATGTATCTGACATGAGCTGGATGTTTAATAATGCAACAAATTTTGACAGCGATTTAAGTAATTGGAATGTTGGGAGCGTTACCCGAATGAACGCTATGTTTGCAGGAGCCTCATCATTTAATAGTGATTTAAGCAATTGGGATGTACGAAATGTTGTTGAAATGTCTGCTATGTTCAAGGACGCCACTCTATTCAACAATGACTTAAGTAATTGGGATGTTTCAAAGGTGAGAAATATGGCCGAAATGTTCAGGAACGCTAATTCATTTAATCAAAGCCTGGCAAATTGGGACATCAGTTCAGTTAACAATCAGTCAGAAGGCCTTAGTGATTTAAGCTTTATGCTAACAAATTCCGGGCTTTCAACATTCAACTATGATGCCATCATAAAAGGTTGGGCAACTTTATCTGCAGGTGAAACCCAAATCCCCACAAACATTACCCTGGGTGCTGATAATCTGAATTTCTGTTTTTCCATTGATGAAAGATTACAATTAATAAACAACTATAGTTGGAATATTATTGATTCTGGCCCTGACTGCCCTACTCCTGAAACCCAAGCTTCTAATATCATTTTTCCGGACATCGCACATTCTCAAATGAACATTAGCTGGGAAAACGGAGATGGAGCCAACAGATTGGTACTTGCAAAACAAAATAATGCGGTAGATGCTAACCCAGCTGATTTATCAACTTATGTGGGTGATGCAATTTTTGGTGAAGGAGATGAAATTGGAAATGGCAACTTTGTGATCTACAATGGTGCTGGAAACGGTTTAACTATCACAGGACTTGATGAAGGCACTTTTTATCATTTTCAAGTATTTGAATATAATGGAGAAAATGGTCTTGAAGCGTATAATACCTCAACCGCTAACGACAATCCCGCATTCGAAAAAACCTTAGCTACTCCTGTCATAACTTCCTTCACGCCAACAACTGCTATCAAAGATGACTCTGTAAGGATTAAAGGAGAAAACTTCACCGATGCAAGTACTGTCAGCTTTGGAGGAACAGAGGCCACTTTTTTTAAGGTGGTTTCAGACTCTGCAATTACAGCTGTTGTGGGAGATGGGTCTTCAGGCGATGTTGCAGTGACCACTTCCGGTGGTACCGCTACGTTAGATGGATTTAATTTTATATTTGCTCCAATCATAGATGCTTTTTCACCTACCATTGCTGCTGAAGATGATACTGTCACCATTACAGGTTCATATTTTAATGATGCAAGCCTAGTAAGTTTTGGTGGAACAGAAGCCTCTTTTTTCACTGTGGTTTCAGATTCTGTAATTACGGCAGTCGTTGGAAATGGGTCTTCAGGTAATGTAGCAGTAACCACTCCTGGTGGTACCGCTACATTGGACGGATTTAATTTTATCCCTGCTCCAATCATAGATGCTTTTTCACCTACCATTGCTGCTGAAGATGATACTGTCACCATTATTGGTTCATACTTTAATGATGCAAGTCTAGTAAGATTTGGCGGAACAGAAGCCTCTTTTTTCACTGTGGTTTCAGATTCTGTAATTATAGCTATTTTAGGACCGGGTTCCTCAGGGGACGTATTAGTGAACACTCCTGGTGGTACTTCTACATTAGAAGGATTTAATTTCATTCCGGCCCCAATAATTGATGCTTTTTCCCCTATAACTGCTTCTAAAAATGATACTGTTACCATCACCGGTTTAAACTTTAATGATGCAAACCTTGTGAGCTTCGGTGGAACGGAAGCTTCTGATTATACAGTAGTTTCAGCAAATGAAATAAGTGCGATTGTTGGTGCCGGTGCTTCAGGGAATGTCCGAGTAAGGACTCTGGGCGGTACTGCCACATTAGACGGATTTACTTTTACAAAGACCGAAATAGCTGTATTCTACTCTGATAGCAACCCAATTACAAATAATCAGTCTGAATCTATAGATTTAGGAATTAGATTTCCTGACGAAACATTAGAAAGACAATTTACAATTCAAAATACAGGCACCGGTGACCTTGCCATATCTAGTATTACCTCCTCTGATGCAGCATTTGAGGTATTAAATATACCGGATTCGATTGACCCTGGATCTTCTGCTCAATTTACTCTATTATTCAATCCTACCGATTTTAAAGTATATGAAAGCAATATCACCATCAATAATAACAGTATAAACAATTCGGAATTTAATTTTACAGTGAGTGCCGAGTTTTCAGACCTCAATATCATTGACTTTGAAACAGACTCAATCCTAATTTCAAATCAGGATGTAAATCTTGGTACTACATTCATTAATCAGAATATTGATAAGAACTTTGTAATTGAAAACCAAAGTTCAAAATCAACTATAGAAATTATAAGGATAATAGTAGACAATCCTGTTTTCCAAATTATAAATGCCCCAATATCAGTAGCTCCGTTATCTTCAGAAAACTTTATTGTTCGGTTAAATGCTACTGCAGTAGGTGATTATAATGGTACCGTTACTATCATGACTACCAAAAATGACTTCTCTTTTAAAGTGGCTGGGAAAGTGTTACCAGAAGCCTCTACGGAAATAAAAGTTTTCAACGTGATAACGCCTAATGGAGACGGAAGACATGATTTCCTTCAGATTGAAAATATAACTGAATACCCGAATAATAAAGTGAGTATTTTCAACCGCCTGGGTAATAATGTATTCGAAATCAATAATTATGATAATTCTTCGCGCATTTTCGAGGGTATTTCCGATAATGGAAAAGAGCTGCTGACAGGAAATTATTATTATGTAATAGACAAGGGGAATGGAGATAAAAGAATAAGCGGGTTTTTAGTTATTAAAAGATAA
- a CDS encoding DUF819 family protein has protein sequence MEKPLITNDAVVLGLLMLILAAIFITASSKKSGWQKFYRFIPSVLLCYFIPSLFNTFGIISGDESNLYFVSSRYLLPTALVLLTLSIDLKAIARLGKKAVIMFFAGTVGIVIGGPLSILIVSSFAPDIVGGVGPDAVWRGMATIAGSWIGGGANQAAMFETFGASEDLFATMITVDVIVANIWMAFLLYGVGISKKLDKRLKADASSIEEVKNGIEKYQASIMKIPTLPEVMTVLAIGFGATGIAHFGADIIAPWIGEVAPQLDKFSLTSSFFWLVVIATTIGLGLSFTKARKFEGVGASRLGSVMIYILVASIGMLMDVTAIFDNPGFFMVGLIWMAVHVIVLLGVAKIIKAPYFFVAVGSQANVGGAASAPIVAGAFHPSLAPVGVLLAVLGYALGTYAAYICGLLLQAAAAV, from the coding sequence ATGGAAAAACCACTAATCACTAATGATGCCGTAGTTTTAGGATTGCTAATGTTAATATTGGCAGCCATTTTTATCACAGCTTCCAGCAAAAAATCAGGCTGGCAAAAGTTTTATCGTTTCATTCCTTCCGTTTTATTATGCTACTTCATTCCTTCTTTATTTAATACTTTTGGAATCATATCAGGGGACGAATCTAATCTCTATTTTGTGTCTTCCCGTTATCTATTGCCGACTGCATTAGTATTACTGACGCTCAGTATTGATTTAAAAGCCATTGCAAGATTAGGGAAGAAAGCTGTCATTATGTTTTTTGCAGGTACTGTTGGTATTGTAATTGGAGGACCGCTTTCAATTTTAATTGTATCTTCTTTTGCTCCTGATATTGTGGGTGGCGTTGGTCCTGATGCTGTCTGGCGAGGAATGGCTACAATAGCCGGAAGCTGGATTGGTGGAGGAGCCAATCAAGCTGCTATGTTTGAAACTTTCGGAGCCAGTGAGGATTTATTTGCCACCATGATTACCGTGGATGTGATCGTTGCCAATATTTGGATGGCATTTTTACTTTACGGAGTAGGGATTTCTAAAAAGCTAGATAAAAGATTAAAAGCTGATGCTTCCTCCATTGAAGAAGTGAAAAATGGAATAGAGAAATACCAAGCGTCTATTATGAAAATTCCTACGTTGCCGGAAGTGATGACCGTTTTGGCAATTGGTTTCGGAGCAACAGGTATAGCACATTTCGGAGCAGATATTATTGCTCCATGGATAGGAGAAGTGGCTCCTCAACTAGATAAATTTAGTTTGACTTCCTCTTTCTTTTGGTTGGTCGTAATTGCCACCACCATTGGCTTAGGCTTATCATTCACCAAGGCCCGAAAATTCGAAGGTGTAGGCGCTTCCCGCTTAGGAAGTGTGATGATTTATATTTTGGTAGCATCCATTGGAATGTTAATGGATGTAACCGCCATATTCGATAATCCCGGATTCTTTATGGTAGGATTGATTTGGATGGCAGTTCATGTAATCGTTTTATTGGGAGTAGCTAAAATCATTAAAGCTCCTTATTTTTTCGTAGCAGTAGGAAGTCAGGCGAATGTTGGCGGTGCTGCTTCAGCCCCTATAGTAGCAGGTGCTTTTCATCCAAGCTTAGCTCCGGTTGGAGTACTTTTGGCGGTTTTAGGATATGCCTTAGGTACTTATGCAGCCTACATTTGCGGATTGTTGTTGCAGGCGGCTGCGGCTGTTTGA